In Fusobacterium hwasookii, a single window of DNA contains:
- a CDS encoding type I restriction endonuclease subunit R encodes MSSVDYNMLISTLESTVVTEYVKEDTPVYTYQSEADLEREFIKNLQNQGYEYLSIHNEKELIANLKGKLEKLNNIVFSENEWERFFKEKIANKNESIIEKTRTIQEDYIKSFTRDNGTLINICLIDKKNIHNNFLQVINQYEEENGNHNTRYDVSILVNGLPLIHIELKRRGVAIREAFNQINRYQRDSFWAGSGLFEYVQIFVISNGTNTKYYSNTTRARHIKEMSFNRRKVKKSSNSFEFTSYWADANNRAITDLVDFTKTFFAKHTILNILTRYCIFDTSDTLLVMRPYQISATERILSKIQLANNYKWVGKIDAGGYIWHTTGSGKTLTSFKTAQLASQLDYIDKVLFVVDRKDLDSQTQKEYDRFSKGSANGNTSTKILKAQLEDKYENKSKIIITTIQKLGHFIKQNKNHEVFKKNIVLIFDECHRSQFGELHLAIAKTFKNYFMFGFTGTPIFPKNSNGSSKTLFKTTEQTFGDKLHTYTIVNAINDGNVLPFRIDYINTIKEKENIQDKKVNAIDIEKAMSDPSRIREIVSYVVEHFEQKTMRNKHYELKEQRLSGFNSIFAVSSIPVAKKYYLEFKKQLEEKNKNLTIATIFSYSANEEENTDNLDDESFDTENLDLSSREFLEEAISDYNKKFGTNFDTSSDGFQLYYEDLSKRTKNKEIDILIVVNMFLTGFDATTLNTLWVDKNLRMHGLIQAFSRTNRILNSIKTFGNIICFRDLQNETDEAIALFGNKEAGGIVLLKTYEEYYNGYEDDKGREKEGYSQLIEELQNKFPIDEQIIGEQNKKEFIILFGNILKIKNILSAFDKFAGNEILSEREYQDYQSIYIDLYEEIKKTKNTDKESINDDIIFEIELIKQVEINIDYILMKVAEYYKSNKKDKEILIDIKKAIDSSIELRSKKELIEGFIDRVNSSKNVTDDFKKFVKEEKEKDLEKVIEEEKLKPEETKKFIDNSLRDGTLKTTGTDIDKLLPPVSRFGGGNRIEKKLGVIEKLKGFFDKYLGLTI; translated from the coding sequence ATGTCATCAGTAGATTATAATATGCTTATATCAACACTTGAAAGTACAGTGGTGACTGAATATGTAAAAGAGGATACACCAGTGTATACTTATCAAAGTGAAGCAGATCTAGAAAGAGAATTTATTAAAAATCTTCAAAATCAAGGTTATGAATATCTAAGTATCCATAATGAAAAAGAATTGATTGCAAATTTAAAAGGTAAATTAGAAAAATTAAATAATATTGTTTTTTCTGAAAATGAATGGGAGAGATTTTTCAAAGAAAAAATAGCAAATAAAAATGAAAGCATCATAGAGAAGACAAGAACTATACAAGAGGACTATATAAAAAGTTTCACAAGAGATAACGGTACTTTAATAAATATTTGCTTAATAGATAAAAAGAATATACATAATAATTTTCTTCAAGTTATAAATCAATATGAAGAAGAAAATGGAAATCATAACACAAGATATGATGTAAGTATTTTAGTCAACGGGCTACCTCTAATACATATAGAATTAAAAAGAAGAGGAGTCGCAATAAGAGAGGCTTTTAACCAAATTAATAGATATCAAAGAGATAGTTTTTGGGCTGGTAGTGGACTTTTTGAATATGTCCAAATATTTGTGATTTCTAATGGGACTAATACTAAATATTATTCTAATACGACAAGAGCAAGACATATCAAAGAAATGTCTTTTAATAGAAGAAAAGTTAAAAAATCTAGTAATAGTTTTGAATTTACTTCATATTGGGCAGATGCAAATAATAGGGCAATAACAGATTTAGTAGATTTCACAAAGACCTTTTTTGCAAAACATACAATTTTAAATATTTTAACAAGATATTGCATATTTGATACAAGTGATACTTTACTTGTTATGCGTCCTTATCAAATATCAGCAACAGAAAGAATTTTATCTAAAATACAATTAGCTAATAACTATAAGTGGGTAGGTAAAATTGATGCTGGAGGATATATTTGGCATACAACAGGAAGTGGGAAAACTCTAACTTCGTTTAAAACTGCACAATTAGCTTCTCAGCTTGACTATATAGATAAGGTTCTGTTTGTTGTAGATAGAAAGGATTTAGACAGTCAAACACAAAAAGAATATGATAGATTTTCAAAGGGCTCAGCTAATGGAAATACTTCAACAAAGATATTAAAAGCACAGCTAGAAGATAAATATGAAAATAAAAGCAAGATAATTATAACTACTATTCAAAAGTTAGGACATTTCATTAAACAGAATAAAAATCATGAAGTTTTTAAGAAAAATATAGTTTTAATTTTTGATGAGTGCCACCGTTCACAATTTGGTGAATTACACCTTGCAATAGCTAAGACTTTTAAAAATTATTTTATGTTTGGTTTCACTGGAACACCAATATTTCCAAAAAATTCAAATGGAAGCTCAAAAACTTTATTTAAAACAACAGAGCAAACTTTTGGAGATAAATTACATACATATACTATTGTAAATGCAATAAATGATGGAAATGTACTTCCATTTAGGATAGACTATATAAATACCATCAAAGAAAAGGAAAATATACAAGATAAAAAAGTTAATGCCATTGATATAGAAAAAGCAATGTCAGACCCAAGTAGAATTAGAGAGATTGTTTCATATGTTGTAGAACATTTTGAACAAAAAACTATGAGAAATAAGCACTATGAATTGAAGGAACAAAGATTATCAGGATTCAACTCTATATTTGCAGTTAGTTCTATTCCAGTGGCCAAAAAATATTATCTTGAATTTAAAAAGCAATTAGAAGAAAAAAATAAAAATTTAACCATTGCAACTATATTTAGTTACTCAGCAAATGAAGAAGAAAATACTGATAATTTAGATGATGAAAGTTTTGACACTGAAAATTTAGATTTAAGTTCTCGTGAATTTTTAGAAGAGGCAATATCAGATTACAATAAGAAGTTTGGTACAAATTTTGATACTTCTTCAGATGGATTTCAATTATATTATGAAGACTTGAGTAAGAGAACTAAAAATAAGGAAATAGATATTTTAATAGTTGTAAATATGTTTTTGACTGGTTTTGATGCAACAACTTTGAATACTCTTTGGGTAGATAAAAATTTAAGAATGCATGGACTTATCCAAGCATTTTCAAGAACAAATAGAATTTTAAATTCAATAAAAACTTTTGGTAATATTATATGTTTTAGAGATTTACAAAATGAAACAGATGAAGCAATAGCACTTTTTGGAAATAAAGAAGCTGGAGGAATAGTACTTTTAAAAACTTATGAAGAATACTACAATGGCTATGAAGATGATAAAGGTAGAGAAAAAGAAGGATATAGCCAATTAATAGAAGAGCTTCAAAATAAATTTCCAATAGATGAACAAATAATAGGAGAACAAAATAAGAAAGAATTTATAATTTTATTTGGAAATATCTTAAAAATAAAGAATATATTATCAGCCTTTGATAAATTTGCTGGCAATGAAATTTTATCAGAAAGAGAATATCAAGATTACCAAAGTATTTATATAGATTTATATGAAGAAATTAAAAAAACAAAAAATACTGACAAAGAAAGTATAAATGATGATATTATTTTTGAAATAGAACTAATTAAACAGGTTGAAATTAATATTGATTATATCTTGATGAAAGTTGCTGAATACTATAAGTCAAATAAAAAAGATAAAGAGATACTTATTGATATTAAAAAAGCTATTGATTCGAGTATAGAACTTCGTAGTAAGAAAGAATTGATAGAAGGTTTTATAGATAGAGTTAATTCTTCTAAAAATGTTACAGATGATTTTAAAAAATTTGTGAAAGAAGAAAAGGAAAAAGATTTAGAAAAAGTAATTGAAGAAGAAAAATTAAAACCAGAAGAAACAAAAAAATTCATAGATAATTCTTTAAGAGATGGGACTTTAAAAACTACTGGGACAGATATAGATAAACTATTGCCTCCAGTATCTCGTTTTGGTGGAGGAAATAGAATAGAGAAAAAATTAGGAGTTATTGAAAAATTAAAAGGATTTTTTGATAAATATTTAGGTTTGACAATTTAA
- a CDS encoding YbgA family protein produces MKPKNIKKDCEELWAKNKYYVLSKSQKVYLEIREYLKEKDVDILFLNEKIQRVRDIEESKKDFNNAILHVWGYFKKEATEIEKQGLCKLLQEYMIGKNNQKSVIEYINILLKKYPNEYLQKSTLLTGEQDETVA; encoded by the coding sequence ATGAAACCTAAGAATATAAAAAAAGACTGTGAGGAGCTATGGGCAAAAAATAAATATTATGTGCTAAGCAAATCACAAAAAGTATATCTAGAGATAAGAGAGTATTTGAAAGAAAAAGATGTAGATATTTTATTTCTTAATGAAAAAATACAAAGAGTAAGGGATATTGAAGAAAGTAAAAAAGATTTTAATAATGCTATTCTTCATGTATGGGGATATTTCAAAAAAGAGGCAACTGAAATTGAAAAACAAGGATTATGTAAGCTACTACAAGAATATATGATAGGAAAAAATAATCAGAAATCTGTAATAGAATATATCAATATTTTATTAAAGAAATATCCAAATGAATATTTACAAAAATCTACATTATTAACAGGAGAACAAGATGAGACTGTGGCATGA
- a CDS encoding TIGR02328 family protein produces the protein MRLWHEEIIHLLPRNQLLGQHRECCALRGNGWGKKHKTVDYVFLYSPYHLFVYHSLVMDEMEKRGYKVSIEWRDKNYRGKEAEKYDDLEEKTIDKPIYKEHNAEYMIECIENLQKKGIEIELEL, from the coding sequence ATGAGACTGTGGCATGAAGAAATTATACACCTATTACCTAGAAATCAGCTTCTTGGACAACATAGAGAATGTTGTGCACTTAGGGGGAATGGATGGGGGAAAAAACATAAAACCGTAGATTATGTATTTTTGTATTCTCCATATCACTTATTTGTGTATCATTCATTAGTTATGGATGAAATGGAAAAAAGAGGATATAAAGTTTCTATAGAATGGAGAGACAAGAATTACAGAGGAAAGGAAGCAGAAAAATATGATGATCTTGAAGAAAAAACTATAGATAAGCCAATTTACAAAGAGCATAATGCTGAGTATATGATTGAGTGTATAGAAAACTTGCAAAAAAAAGGTATAGAAATAGAACTAGAGCTGTAA